A window of the Sphingomonas piscis genome harbors these coding sequences:
- the hmgA gene encoding homogentisate 1,2-dioxygenase has translation MTHSYLTGFGSHFETEAVAGALPKGRNSPQRPAFGLYAEQLSGSAFTAPRHENRRSWLYRVRPTADHRPFRPYEDVPLFGAPPSAAPLAPNRLRWDPPSDLPGGDFIDGLATILHAREPQELEGCALHLYRATRSMGSRVFVDADGEILIIPQQGALLIETELGRMDVAPGSIALIPRGLKFRVQLNEGEARGYLAENYGAPFRLPDLGPIGSNGLANPRDFESPGAWYEDVQGPIEVVQKFLGKLWVTELDHSPLDVVAWHGNLAPCRYDLSRFNVMGTVSFDHPDPSIFTVLTSPSNVHGRANADFVIFPPRWMVAEDTFRPPWFHRNVMSEAMGLIHGAYDAKADGFAPGGLSLHNMMSGHGPDVDSWRKASEAELKPHRIEGTMAFMVETCWPYRPTDWALERAQPDYDNSWSGFPPATLP, from the coding sequence ATGACGCATTCCTATCTGACCGGCTTCGGCAGTCACTTCGAGACGGAGGCGGTGGCCGGCGCATTGCCGAAGGGGCGCAACAGCCCGCAGCGTCCAGCCTTCGGCCTGTACGCCGAACAATTGTCCGGTTCGGCGTTCACGGCGCCGCGCCACGAGAATCGCCGCAGCTGGCTCTACCGTGTGCGGCCGACCGCCGACCATCGGCCGTTCCGACCATATGAAGACGTACCCCTCTTCGGAGCGCCGCCAAGCGCGGCGCCGCTTGCGCCGAACCGGTTGCGGTGGGACCCGCCTTCGGACTTGCCCGGCGGTGACTTCATCGACGGACTCGCAACCATCCTGCACGCGCGGGAGCCACAGGAACTGGAAGGCTGCGCGCTGCACTTGTACCGCGCAACGCGGAGCATGGGTTCCCGCGTGTTCGTGGATGCCGACGGTGAGATCCTGATCATCCCGCAGCAGGGCGCATTGCTGATCGAGACCGAGCTTGGCCGGATGGATGTTGCCCCGGGCTCGATCGCGCTCATTCCCCGGGGACTGAAGTTCCGCGTGCAGCTGAACGAGGGTGAAGCGCGCGGCTACCTCGCCGAAAATTACGGAGCGCCGTTCCGTTTGCCGGATCTCGGTCCGATCGGGTCGAACGGCTTGGCCAACCCACGCGATTTCGAGAGTCCCGGCGCGTGGTACGAGGACGTGCAAGGGCCGATCGAAGTGGTTCAGAAGTTCCTCGGCAAGCTGTGGGTTACGGAGCTCGACCATTCGCCGCTCGACGTCGTGGCCTGGCACGGCAATCTCGCGCCCTGCCGCTATGACTTGTCGCGTTTCAACGTCATGGGGACGGTAAGCTTCGACCATCCCGATCCCAGCATCTTCACGGTGCTGACCAGTCCCAGCAACGTGCACGGTCGCGCCAATGCCGACTTCGTGATCTTTCCGCCGCGCTGGATGGTGGCGGAGGACACGTTCCGGCCCCCCTGGTTCCACCGCAACGTGATGAGCGAAGCGATGGGGCTGATCCACGGGGCCTACGACGCGAAGGCGGACGGCTTCGCGCCGGGCGGCTTGTCACTGCACAATATGATGAGCGGACACGGGCCCGACGTGGACAGCTGGCGCAAGGCGAGCGAGGCGGAACTGAAACCGCACAGGATTGAAGGAACCATGGCGTTCATGGTCGAGACCTGCTGGCCCTACCGTCCGACCGACTGGGCGCTTGAGCGGGCGCAACCGGATTATGACAACAGCTGGAGCGGCTTCCCGCCGGCGACATTGCCATGA
- a CDS encoding DMT family transporter: MSSEQRSTLVAVVIPFVIFTAIWGSTWIVIRDQLVHVPAQWSVAYRFVIAAVAMAALTLYRGETLRLDRPGIKAAAVIGISQFVVNFNGVYIAERFITSGLVATVFALLLIPNTLLAWAMLGQRPSRRFLLWSIPSVAGVLLLFAHELGEHPTELNRIALGIAFTFIGIMGASFANVYQAQDKVKRYGLFALLAWSMAIGALCDALLAFLIAGPPVIEARPGYWIGLLYLALAASALAFSLYFPVVRRIGPARAAYSSVTVPLIAMSFSTWLEDYRWTP; this comes from the coding sequence GTGAGTAGCGAGCAACGGTCGACGCTCGTCGCCGTCGTCATCCCGTTCGTCATCTTCACCGCCATCTGGGGCTCGACCTGGATCGTGATCCGCGACCAGCTCGTCCACGTTCCGGCGCAATGGTCCGTGGCGTACCGCTTCGTCATCGCTGCCGTCGCGATGGCGGCGCTGACGCTTTACCGCGGAGAGACGCTCCGCCTGGACCGGCCCGGCATCAAGGCCGCGGCGGTCATCGGCATCAGCCAGTTCGTGGTGAACTTCAACGGGGTCTACATCGCCGAGCGGTTCATCACCTCCGGCCTGGTTGCGACCGTGTTCGCCCTGCTGCTCATTCCCAACACCCTGCTCGCCTGGGCGATGCTCGGTCAGCGTCCGAGCCGTCGCTTTCTCCTGTGGTCGATCCCATCAGTCGCGGGCGTGCTGCTGCTGTTCGCTCATGAATTGGGCGAGCATCCGACCGAACTGAACCGGATCGCGTTGGGCATAGCGTTCACGTTCATCGGAATCATGGGCGCGTCCTTCGCCAACGTTTACCAGGCGCAGGACAAAGTGAAACGCTACGGCCTGTTCGCCCTCCTCGCATGGTCGATGGCGATTGGCGCATTGTGCGACGCGCTTCTCGCCTTTCTCATCGCCGGCCCGCCGGTGATCGAGGCGCGCCCAGGATACTGGATCGGCCTGCTCTATCTTGCGCTCGCCGCGTCGGCTTTGGCGTTCAGCCTTTACTTTCCCGTCGTGCGGCGGATCGGCCCGGCCCGCGCGGCTTATTCCAGCGTCACCGTCCCGCTGATCGCCATGAGCTTTTCTACCTGGCTAGAAGATTATCGCTGGACCCCCTGA
- a CDS encoding KTSC domain-containing protein translates to MIRGAWYRPDQAELDLLFVSGRRYVYSDVPPEVAQGFAAAASKGVFYNRTIRNAFPCREVSRRRRRIVPG, encoded by the coding sequence GTGATCCGTGGCGCATGGTACCGGCCCGACCAGGCGGAACTCGACCTGCTGTTCGTCAGCGGCCGCCGGTACGTCTATTCGGACGTGCCGCCCGAGGTGGCGCAAGGATTTGCCGCGGCCGCGTCCAAGGGCGTCTTCTACAACCGGACTATCCGCAACGCCTTTCCTTGCCGCGAAGTCAGCAGGAGACGGCGTCGCATCGTCCCGGGCTGA
- the fahA gene encoding fumarylacetoacetase has translation MNRLDETHDTKRVSWVPGAEPGSDFPIQNLPIGIFSSDGEERRAGIAIGSHILDLAAAADLLDPTWARDFAQPVLNSWLSRGPADHRELRLRLSQLLSDPGRRDAVEPFLVPQVEARMHLPCLIGDYTDFYVGIHHATNVGRQFRPDNPLLPNYKYVPIGYHGRASSVRASGQPVVRPSGQRKPPEADAPEYGPSRRLDYELELGLWIGRGNDLGQPIPIGEAAGHIAGYCLLNDWSARDLQAWEYQPLGPFLAKNFLTSVSPWIVTAEALAPFRKAIPPRPDGDPQPLPYLKDAADTEAGAIGIQLEVTLSTERMRAEGVPPHVLSRGSADSAMYWSAAQIVTHHASNGCNLQPGDLIGTGTLSTADDYGLGSLLEISRGGKQPVTLATGETRCFLEDGDELSMRGWCEADGAVRIGLGECVGRVIG, from the coding sequence ATGAACCGTTTGGACGAGACCCATGATACAAAGCGGGTGAGCTGGGTTCCGGGCGCGGAACCTGGATCGGACTTTCCAATCCAGAATTTGCCGATCGGCATCTTCTCGTCGGACGGTGAAGAGCGCCGCGCCGGAATCGCGATCGGAAGTCACATCCTTGACCTCGCCGCTGCCGCCGACCTGCTCGATCCAACATGGGCGAGGGACTTTGCACAGCCGGTGCTCAACAGCTGGCTCTCGCGCGGTCCTGCGGACCACCGTGAGTTGCGGCTCCGCCTGTCTCAATTGCTGAGCGATCCCGGTCGGCGCGACGCGGTTGAACCTTTTCTGGTGCCTCAGGTCGAGGCACGGATGCACCTGCCCTGCCTGATCGGCGACTACACGGATTTTTACGTCGGCATTCACCATGCGACCAACGTCGGCAGGCAGTTCCGGCCTGACAACCCACTGCTGCCCAACTACAAATATGTGCCGATCGGCTATCACGGCCGGGCAAGTTCGGTGCGCGCCTCGGGCCAGCCGGTTGTTCGTCCATCCGGCCAGCGAAAACCGCCGGAGGCCGACGCACCCGAATATGGTCCCAGCCGCAGGCTCGATTACGAGTTGGAACTCGGTCTATGGATCGGCCGCGGCAACGACCTCGGTCAACCGATACCGATCGGCGAGGCGGCGGGCCACATCGCCGGCTATTGCCTGTTGAACGACTGGTCGGCGCGAGACCTGCAGGCATGGGAATATCAGCCGCTGGGTCCCTTTCTCGCCAAGAACTTTCTGACGTCGGTCAGTCCTTGGATCGTGACCGCCGAGGCGCTTGCGCCATTTCGTAAAGCGATTCCTCCCCGCCCGGATGGAGATCCGCAACCGCTCCCGTACCTGAAGGACGCTGCCGACACGGAGGCGGGAGCGATCGGCATCCAGCTGGAGGTGACCTTGTCGACCGAGCGGATGCGCGCGGAGGGCGTGCCGCCGCACGTGCTGTCACGCGGCAGCGCCGATTCCGCAATGTACTGGAGCGCGGCTCAGATCGTCACCCACCACGCCTCCAACGGCTGCAACCTTCAGCCGGGCGACCTCATCGGCACCGGCACCTTGTCGACGGCGGACGACTATGGTCTCGGCTCGCTCCTGGAAATCAGTCGTGGCGGCAAGCAGCCGGTAACGCTCGCAACGGGGGAGACCCGCTGTTTCCTCGAGGATGGGGATGAACTTTCCATGCGCGGCTGGTGCGAAGCCGATGGTGCAGTCCGGATCGGTCTTGGCGAGTGCGTCGGGCGTGTGATCGGCTGA